In one window of Nicotiana tabacum cultivar K326 chromosome 12, ASM71507v2, whole genome shotgun sequence DNA:
- the LOC107770665 gene encoding uncharacterized protein LOC107770665, whose amino-acid sequence MMQTLNPYPSTSKTAEIMARYRPIAPKPEVPTSPVSENNPSGLPANINKSPFLRNVWPQLQARPTRTRKRGRTALGPPTMKRARTNYLPAVQFPHYQVMAASPAHRPNAVPHFSIIPNLVPLKCGLGTPVTTPANSIALPLLSCTTINLPMLVTEKSSGEEIRGIDLNLAADVPEELDFMPQLMQGSTSPKSRGVITPRPVRPVGSSISIGCINEEAPDGGTNKKCMKKPEEVEEEVEAEALPAVISDSNNKVRLTNSAYKEMVGQPECCWLDYMRGNACKRIGGEVMLEFLDSKSVPMSSDGFTCWVKIEWGADKGKKNSVKAFCNAVRLACQSKDYLFEWRFHTTDDDAPESASSI is encoded by the coding sequence ATGATGCAGACTTTGAATCCTTACCCTTCAACCTCAAAAACAGCTGAGATCATGGCTAGATACAGGCCTATAGCACCAAAGCCAGAGGTTCCAACAAGTCCTGTTTCTGAAAATAATCCTAGTGGCTTGCCAGCAAATATTAACAAATCTCCTTTCTTGAGGAATGTATGGCCTCAGTTGCAAGCAAGGCCTACAAGAACTAGGAAGAGAGGAAGAACTGCCCTTGGTCCACCTACTATGAAAAGAGCCAGAACTAATTACCTTCCTGCAGTCCAATTTCCTCATTATCAGGTAATGGCTGCTTCACCTGCTCATAGACCAAATGCGGTTCCCCACTTCTCTATAATCCCAAATCTTGTCCCTCTTAAATGTGGCTTGGGTACCCCTGTCACAACTCCAGCAAATTCAATAGCACTCCCTCTTCTTTCTTGTACTACGATAAATCTTCCTATGCTAGTTACTGAGAAAAGCTCTGGAGAGGAAATTAGAGGGATAGATTTGAACTTGGCAGCTGATGTTCCTGAAGAATTAGATTTCATGCCACAGTTAATGCAAGGATCCACTAGTCCTAAGAGCCGTGGCGTCATTACTCCACGGCCAGTGCGTCCAGTTGGGTCAAGTATTTCAATTGGGTGTATCAATGAGGAGGCTCCAGATGGTGGAACTAACAAGAAATGTATGAAAAAGCCAGAGGAAGTGGAGGAAGAAGTTGAAGCAGAGGCCTTACCAGCTGTTATATCAGACTCGAATAACAAAGTAAGGCTAACAAATTCAGCATACAAAGAAATGGTGGGTCAACCTGAATGTTGTTGGCTGGACTACATGCGTGGCAATGCATGCAAGAGAATTGGTGGGGAAGTGATGCTTGAGTTCTTGGATTCAAAAAGTGTGCCAATGTCATCTGATGGATTTACTTGTTGGGTGAAGATAGAATGGGGAGCTGACAAAGGGAAAAAGAATTCTGTTAAAGCTTTTTGCAATGCTGTGAGGTTAGCTTGTCAGTCCAAGGATTATCTCTTTGAGTGGAGGTTTCATACCACAGATGATGATGCTCCTGAATCTGCTTCCAGTATCTAA